CTGCGCACGCCCGAAGCGGCACTGCCCGGCGCCTGGGTCGATGCGCTGGCCGCGTCCGAGCCCGAGCACACCCAGCCCACCCGCGCATTCTCCGGACGACTCGGCCGCGCGCTGGCCACGCCTTACGTGCAGGCCGCCAGCGCGGCGGATGCACCGCCGCCGGCACCGTATCCGGTGCAGCGCGCGCTGACGGCGCCGATGCGCCAGGCCGCCGTCAGCGACAATCGCCTGGACGCAATGCAGGCCTGGGCCGGGCAGTCGGCCTGGATGGCGCCCGCGCAACCGGCCGGCGAACTGGTCACGCAGTGGTGGGAGCAGGCGCAGGCACTGTTATGTCGCTGATCTTCTGCAACGGCGCACCGGCCAGCGCGCAGCAACTCGGCGCCGCGGCGCTGATCAACTACGGCCACTTCACCACCTTGCAGGTTCGCAACGGCGCCACGCTGGGGCTGGATCTGCATTTGCAGCGCCTGCAGCAGGGAAGTCGCGCGCTGTTCGGCCAGGAACTGGAAACGGACCAACTGCGGTCGCAACTGCGTGCCGCGCTGGCAGCATCGGCGATGGCCGATGCCAGCTTGCGCGTCACCGTGTTCGCGCCCGACTACGATTTCCGCAATCCCTTGCGCGAGGTTGCACTGGACGTGCTGGTCGCCATCTCGCCGCCGGCGCAGATGCCCGAAACCGGTCTGCGCGTACAGGTGGCCGATTACGTGCGCGAACGGCCGGAACTCAAGCACGTGGGCACGTTTGCGCTGCTGCACCTGCGCCGGTTGGCCATGCAGGCGGACCACGACGATGTGGTGCTGCAGGATCGGCAGGGCAGGGTGCTGGAGGGGGCGTTCTGGAATCTGGGGCTGTGGGAGCGTGGCGGGGTGGTGTGGCCGCAGGGGCCGGCGCTGCTGGGCACCCGGCAACAATTGCTGCAGTCTGGGTTGAAGACGCTGGGTATCGCTCAGATCAGTCGCCCGGTGGACTTGAGCGAGCTGGACCGCTTCGATGGCGCATTTGCCTGCAATGCGCGCGGGCAGCAAGCCATCGTCGCGCTGGGGCCTGCACGCTGGGATCCGCATGCGGCGCAGCTGCCGCTGCTGGAGCGGGCCCTGCAAACCCATGCCTGGCAAGCGATCTGAGCGATCTGGCGCAGTCGCGCGGGGTGGCTTGGCTTCGCTGGCGCGGCCCGCTATAATCGCCGGCTTACCGCGCCACTTTGGCGACTGGGCAACTTTAGGAAAACGACACCATGGTCAAGATTCGGCTGACCCGCGGCGGCGCCAAGAAGCGTCCGTTCTACCACATCATCGTGACCGACGTGCGCAGCGCGCGCGACGGCCGCAACATCGAGCGTCTGGGTTACTACAACCCGGTTGCACAGGGCGCCGAACCGCGCATCGTGCTGGACACCGCGCGCGTCGACCATTGGGTCGGCAACGGTGCACAGCTGACCGACAAGGTGCGCAACCTGTATCGCGAAGCCAAGTCCCAGGCCGCTGCGGCCTGATCTTGAGGGCCAGGTGTCGCTACCTGGCCCAGAGTCGACACAGATGAAACCGACCGAGCGCCGCATCCTGTTAGGCAGGATAGTCGGCGCTTTTGGTGTCAGGGGCGAGCTCAAGCTCGAATCCTGGACCGAGCCGCGTAATGCGATCTTCCGGTATCAACCGTGGATCGTGCGCTCGCCGTCCGGCCAGGAATCGGTACTCAGCGGGGTACGTGGGCGCGATCAGGGCAAGAACCTGATCGCGGTGTTCCCCGATATCAGCGACCGCGACACCGTCGAAGCCATGCACGGGACCGAGATCTTTGTTCCCCGCAGTGCGTTGCCGCCGCCCAAGCCCGATGAGTATTACTGGGTGGATCTGGAAGGCCTGCAGGTCGAAACCGTCGAAGGCGTCGAGCTCGGAACGGTGTCGCACCTGTTTTCCACCGGTTCCAATGACGTGGTGGTGGTGCGCGGCGATCGGGAGCGGATGATTCCGTTCGTGTTGCCGGACTTCGTCAAGTCGGTGGACTTCGAGGCCAATCTGATCGTGGTCGACTGGGACCCGGATTTCTGATCGAAGCGGTGCTTCAGCTTCGCTCGTGCTCTACCCATTCCCGATTCCCGATTCCCGAATCCCTGCCAGTGCGCATCGACGTCATCAGCCTGTTCCCCGAGTTCATTGCGCAATGCGCGGCGTTCGGCGTGGTCGGGCGGGCGCAGGAGCGTGGACTGCTGGAATTGCAGGGCTGGAATCCGCGCGATCATGCGCAGGGCAATTACCGTCGGGTGGACGATCGTCCGTTCGGTGGCGGGCCCGGCATGGTGATGTTGATCGAGCCGTTGCGGGCCTGTCTGGACGCGGTGCAGGCCGCCGACCCACGTCCTGCACCGGTGATCTACCTCAGTCCGCAGGGGAGGCCGCTCACCCAGCCGCTCGCCCGCGAACTGGCGCAGTTGCCGCGCATGGTGTTGTTGTGCGGCCGCTACGAGGGCGTGGACGAGCGCTTCCTCGACCAGGCGGTGGACATGGAGATCTCCATCGGCGACTACGTGCTGTCCGGTGGCGAGCTCGGTGCGGCGGTCTTGGTGGATGTGGTGACGCGCTTGCAGGACGGGGTGTTGAACGACGCCGAATCCGCCGCCCAGGACAGTTTCGAAGGGCCGCAGGGCCTGCTGGACTGCCCGCATTACAGCCACCCCTCCAGCCACGCCTGGGGCGATGTGCCGGAGGTGCTGCGGTCGGGCAATCACGGCGCCATCGCGCGCTGGCGCCGACAGCAGTCGCTGGGCCGGACCTGGCTGCGTCGCCCGGATCTGCTGGACGAGGCCGGGCTGGACAAGCACGATCGTCGTTTGCTGGACGAGTTTCGCCGCGAACTCGACCCAGGCGCCGATAAGCCCGGCGACAAGAAATAAGGGCGCACCCCTAGCCCTTGAAGATTTGATTGGGGTACAATATGCGGCTTGCTGGCCAGCCTTGCGTCTGGCCCTCCTACGAACCTCGAGCAATCGCCGTGCGGCGACTGCCGGTCCAATATCACCAGACACGCGGTGCCCACCATGAGCAAACTCAACAAGACCATCCTGGCTGACTTCGAAGCCGCCCAGATCCAGCGCAAGCTGCCGGAATTCAACCAGGGCGACACCGTTGTGGTGAACGTCAAGGTGAAGGAAGGCAACCGCGAGCGCGTGCAGGCCTATGAGGGCGTGGTGATCGGTACCAAGAATGCCGGCCTGAACTCCGCGTTCACCGTGCGCAAGATTTCGCACGGTTTCGGCGTCGAGCGCGTGTTCCAGACCCACAGCGCCATCATCGACTCGGTCGAAGTCAAGCGCCGCGGTAAGGTCCGCGCCGGCAAGCTGTACTACCTGCGTGGTCTGGAAGGCAAAGCTGCCCGCATCAAGGAAGATCTGGCCGCTGCTGCACAGGCCAAGGCCGCTCGCCAGGCTGCTGCCAAGGCCGAGTAAGCCATCCTGCTGGCAGGTCATTCGACCTGCTGCTGCCAAACGGCCGCCCTTGGGCGGCCGTTTGCGTTTGTGGCTCGGCAGGCCGGTGCACCTATTGGCACATGGCGTGTCGTTAGCGGACTGTCCGCGGAAGCTGCCCGACACTGTGTCGCTGGCCGCATGCCCGCAGGATCAGCGCTGCGGTTGCGATGGCGCCTGTACCGGTGCCGCCACCGGCGAGGCCGGATGCGCCGGTACTTCGGCAGCGGCGGCCAGCGCAGACGGGTGGGTCGGGGGGGCCAGCATGCGGGCCTTGCGCCAGCCGCCCCAGCGGTAATACGCCAGCGACAGCAACATCGAGCAGGTGGAACTGATCGGGAAGCTCCACCACACCGCATCGGCGCCCAGGTGCGGCAGCAGGGCATTGGCCAGCGGTACCCGCACGCCCCACAGCGAAAACGCCAGGATCAACAGCGGCGGGATCACCGCGCCGGTGGCGCGCACCACGCCCGACACCACGAAGCTGACCCCGAACAGCAGGAACGACCAGATGGCGATGTGGTTGAGATGGCGCGCGATCTCCAGGGTGGCGCTGCCCTCGGGCAGGAACAGCGCCAGGGTCCAGCGATCGAACAGGATCAGCGGCGCGATCAGCAGGCCGGTCATCAGGAAGTTGGCGGCGATCCCGGTGCGGGCGGTGGCATCCACGCGTGCCCACAGGCCGGCGCCCACGTTCTGTGCGGCCATCGACGAGCAGGCCGCGCCCACCGCCATCGCCGGCATCTGCACGTAAGTCCACAGCTGCAGCGCCGCGCCGTACGCGGCAGCGGTGTCGGTGCCGAAGCCGTTGACCAGCGACAGCATCGCGATCATCGCCAGCGAAATCATCACCATCTGCAAGCCCATCGGCACGCCCTTGACGATGAGCGCGCGCAGGATGGTGGTGTCGATGCGGAACAGGTGCAGGTCGCGCCGCCCCAGCCACAGGATGTGGCGCTTCCGGCGCAGATACACCAGTAGCCCGACCAGCGCCACCACCTGCGCGATCAGCGTGGCCCAGGCCGCACCGGCGATGCCCAGGGCCGGAAATGGGCCGATGCCGAACAGCAGCAACGGGTTGAAGACGATATCCAGCAGCACCGACAGCAACAGGAAACGGAACGGCGTACGCGCATCGCCGGTGCCGCGCAGCGCCGCCGACAGAAACGCGAACAGATACAGCGTGGGCATCGCCAGGAAGATCACCCGCAGATACGCTTCGGCCAGCGTCTGCGAGGCAGCCGGCGTGCCCATCGCGGTGAGCAGATGCGGCGCCAGGAACCAGCCCAGCACCGCGATCAGCGCCGACAGCCCGCCGAAGAAACTCGCGCTGGTTCCCATCACCTTGCGCGCCTGGGCGATGTCGCGTGCACCCATGGCCTGGCCGATCAGGATGGTGGACGCCATGCCGATGCCGAACACCGAACCGATCAGGAAGAACATGATGCTGTTGGCGTTGGCGGCGGCCGTCAGCGCCTCTTCGCCCAGATAGCGGCCGATCCAGATGGCGTTGACCGAGCCGTTGAGCGACTGGGCGATATTGCCGGCCATGATCGGCAACGCGAACAACAGCAGGTTCTTGCCGATCGGGCCTTCGGTCAGGACAGCGGATTTGGGCATCGCTTGGCATCGTGGTGCAGAA
The window above is part of the Xanthomonas campestris pv. badrii genome. Proteins encoded here:
- a CDS encoding aminotransferase class IV family protein; this translates as MSLIFCNGAPASAQQLGAAALINYGHFTTLQVRNGATLGLDLHLQRLQQGSRALFGQELETDQLRSQLRAALAASAMADASLRVTVFAPDYDFRNPLREVALDVLVAISPPAQMPETGLRVQVADYVRERPELKHVGTFALLHLRRLAMQADHDDVVLQDRQGRVLEGAFWNLGLWERGGVVWPQGPALLGTRQQLLQSGLKTLGIAQISRPVDLSELDRFDGAFACNARGQQAIVALGPARWDPHAAQLPLLERALQTHAWQAI
- the rpsP gene encoding 30S ribosomal protein S16, whose amino-acid sequence is MVKIRLTRGGAKKRPFYHIIVTDVRSARDGRNIERLGYYNPVAQGAEPRIVLDTARVDHWVGNGAQLTDKVRNLYREAKSQAAAA
- the rimM gene encoding ribosome maturation factor RimM (Essential for efficient processing of 16S rRNA), producing MKPTERRILLGRIVGAFGVRGELKLESWTEPRNAIFRYQPWIVRSPSGQESVLSGVRGRDQGKNLIAVFPDISDRDTVEAMHGTEIFVPRSALPPPKPDEYYWVDLEGLQVETVEGVELGTVSHLFSTGSNDVVVVRGDRERMIPFVLPDFVKSVDFEANLIVVDWDPDF
- the trmD gene encoding tRNA (guanosine(37)-N1)-methyltransferase TrmD; the protein is MRIDVISLFPEFIAQCAAFGVVGRAQERGLLELQGWNPRDHAQGNYRRVDDRPFGGGPGMVMLIEPLRACLDAVQAADPRPAPVIYLSPQGRPLTQPLARELAQLPRMVLLCGRYEGVDERFLDQAVDMEISIGDYVLSGGELGAAVLVDVVTRLQDGVLNDAESAAQDSFEGPQGLLDCPHYSHPSSHAWGDVPEVLRSGNHGAIARWRRQQSLGRTWLRRPDLLDEAGLDKHDRRLLDEFRRELDPGADKPGDKK
- the rplS gene encoding 50S ribosomal protein L19, giving the protein MSKLNKTILADFEAAQIQRKLPEFNQGDTVVVNVKVKEGNRERVQAYEGVVIGTKNAGLNSAFTVRKISHGFGVERVFQTHSAIIDSVEVKRRGKVRAGKLYYLRGLEGKAARIKEDLAAAAQAKAARQAAAKAE
- a CDS encoding MATE family efflux transporter, yielding MPKSAVLTEGPIGKNLLLFALPIMAGNIAQSLNGSVNAIWIGRYLGEEALTAAANANSIMFFLIGSVFGIGMASTILIGQAMGARDIAQARKVMGTSASFFGGLSALIAVLGWFLAPHLLTAMGTPAASQTLAEAYLRVIFLAMPTLYLFAFLSAALRGTGDARTPFRFLLLSVLLDIVFNPLLLFGIGPFPALGIAGAAWATLIAQVVALVGLLVYLRRKRHILWLGRRDLHLFRIDTTILRALIVKGVPMGLQMVMISLAMIAMLSLVNGFGTDTAAAYGAALQLWTYVQMPAMAVGAACSSMAAQNVGAGLWARVDATARTGIAANFLMTGLLIAPLILFDRWTLALFLPEGSATLEIARHLNHIAIWSFLLFGVSFVVSGVVRATGAVIPPLLILAFSLWGVRVPLANALLPHLGADAVWWSFPISSTCSMLLSLAYYRWGGWRKARMLAPPTHPSALAAAAEVPAHPASPVAAPVQAPSQPQR